The Juglans microcarpa x Juglans regia isolate MS1-56 chromosome 2D, Jm3101_v1.0, whole genome shotgun sequence DNA window tgccgatttaaacaaaggggagaaattggatggggagaactacgacatttggcatcgcaagatcccatatgtcttagatgagcaagaggtcttggaggccttatctcactcccttactgcacccggggaagggacctccgaacaatacaaaatagatcaactagcctattctaatgggctaagaaaagtcggtgcgcgcgcataataatgttaagcagcatgcacaatgatctaatgtgtgagttcgagatctatgacactgcccaaagcatgtgggaggctttgaagttgaagtttggtggaacttcatccactaggttgcgtgggttaaccatgaggtttgactcctataagatgcacTCTGACCATACGATGAAGtagcatcttagggctatgtcgaccatgatccgcgaacttaagtcggcaggaaacaacctgactcatgaacagcaagtccaggcagtgattAGATCACTGCtgaattcttgggagaatatgagccagaacctgacgcataacgagaatatcaaagactttgatgatgtctcgcgtcacttggaattggaggctgagcgcctagaggctgctaagcccaatcatacggcctatgtggctaattctggttcgcgtaaggcatcaaggcctaaaCGCAAGAAGCCCAAGAATGGcgtagctgctggacaaattaagaaggtgtcaggaacttctcagcgcagcaagaggggcaagcgcgggaagaacaagtcaaaattagagtgcttcaactgtggaaagaatggccacttcgctcgtgactgcactgagccgaagaaggtacactctgacttttctcgcattgtttttgtaactagccatgtgatggttgctcactcctatcctgtgtggaccTTTGATacaggagcgaccgaacacatagcgcgagatagagTCGGATTTGTGGATtatcgccggattccagctgggagccgtgatatcaaggtgggaaatggagctagcgtggaggtactaggacttggtacctacaagctggacttgcgggGAGGCtgcactcttttccttcacaatgtgctatacgctcccgagatccgacgaaacttactttctgtagtcactctattaagacttagttttcgtattgtatttgaaaacaattatgtttccttttatttgggccatgtgttttatgataatgcttttctacaatacggttttatgatattgaatttagattattcaaatataaatgagtcaattgcttttctttctacatctgataatttggattcatataaatggcatgctaggcttggccatatagggcaagatagaatgactaggttagctagagaaggccttataggcaatctcgctaaggtcatcttgcccacatgtgaacattgtctaatgggaaagGCTAAGAGAAAACTGTTTGGAAAAGCCActagggcatcttttccactgcaattagtccactctgacatctgtggtccaatgagtgtgagggcaagacacggaggtgtctacttcatcacatttatagatgatttttcacgttactgtcatgtctacttaatctcccacaaatctgaagcattggaatgctttaggcgatatttaagaatggttgagaattaGTTAGAtaagagtttaaaaactctaagaactgaccgaggacgagaatatctctctgagcaatttaaaaggctctgtgatgaaaaaggaatcaaaagacagttgacgatgccaAGTACGCCGcagcaaaatggcgtggcggaaaggagaaatcgaacactgcttgagatggtcAGGTCAATGATGgagcaagcaaacctaccaatttctttttagGGGAATGCACTTTTaactgctgcctacattcttaaccgagtgccttccaaatcagtaacttccaccccatatgaactatggaccggcgagaaacccaatttgagtaacttgcggccatgggttcaacgggttttgttcacgatctttctcataagtatgggaagttaggccctagagggaggaagtgtatctttataaggtactcagaacactctaaagggtatgtgttaataggtgaacaatctgatgggtGTGTGACTaagattgagtcacgagatgtggatttcattgaagatgagtttctcAGTAGatgtgaggttgataggagtttagaacttcatgagattgtggaacaagcagaaagtgctccaaggaatttagttgagaatgaggaagaaattcttcaagctcctacaaattataaaaaggatttgaatccgagtgggagcacatcacttgtcaatcaatcacaacaacctcagccgcgtagaagcacacgtgaaaggattccccgtcgtcgttttgagattgaagggaaagcttttatggtagctccgcatgatgatgatgagcctaGGACGATTCATGaagctctctcatcttctactaaagatgagtggatgaaagctcttaatgatgagattgagtctatgaagacaaaccaggtctgggatctggttgatctaccgaCAGGGtgtaagactattgggaacaattaggttcttaaggtcaaacgcaagtcggatggatcaatagataaggacaaagctcgcttagtggcgaaaggatatacccaacaggagggtatagactatgaggaaactttttcaccagtggtgaggtttgcctcaattcgcctgattctagctatagtagcaaatatggatttggaactctaccaaatggacgttaagacagcatttgtcaatggagaactagatgaggagatctatatggatcaaccaacggGTTTTGTGGTtaaaggtcaagagcgcaaagtgtgcaagctcaaatgatctatatatggcctaaagcaatcatctagacaatggtacctcagatttcatcgagccattctctcgaatgggtttacgatgatcacagaggatcattatgtttatgtcaaaaggtctaagaagagtttcattatgttgtcattatatgttgacgacatactactagctggaaataataaagggttgatagtcgccacaaaagaatggttatccttcaattttgagattatggatatgggtgaagcagaatacattctgggagttaagatctacagagatcgctcaaagagacttttgtgtttgtctcaacagacttacataaagaaagtcctcgagcgcttcctaatgaatggatgtaaacccattgacacccctgttgcaaggagcgagaacttgtctaaagtaatgtgtcctaagactcaaaaagaaaaggaaaagatggcccgtgtcccttatgctaatgctgtgggtagtctgatgtacgcaatgatgtgtactcggcctgacatatgctatgcagttggctaAGTGAGTAGATTCTTATCAAACCCCGGactagctcactggaaagcgatcaaaaggattatgcgatatctcaagggaactgcggactatgtgctgtgctatcagggttcagatttgcagctaagaggttacagtgatgccgattggggcagcgacctagatgagcgcaaatcaaccactgggtatgtctttctgctcaaccaaggcaccattacatggagcagcaagaaacaaccctgtatagctttatccaccatggaggcagaatacatagcttgttctgcagcagCTCAAGAAGCTGTTTAGTTAtggaggttcctcaagcatttagacattggcacggatacATCAGATcggtgacaatattctgcgatagcatggcagctctcgcatatgctaaggactcaaagtatcatggaagaaccaaacacatagatatcaaatatcactacatcagagacatgatagcgcaaaaggaagtcgttctgaaacatctttctacgagtcccatggttgctgatcccttaacgaagcctatagcaagagatgtcttcgaggctcatgttaggaatctaggactgcgtagactataaatgtaatttgtgtttcaaatgacataaagatgtaacatttcctttgggatattaatacaatatgattcagtttttgtctttatcgtattgtttttaatacacacacacaagatatgtcaacaggcttagatcggctcactcacacgagcgatcgcctctagcgcttaagtagcgagtagagatgagacattgtgtccctaggtacttgtccaaagggataagttggttgacacaaagttatgtcgccttagtgggagctaagatgaggtccattgataggactatgcatgggttaccccaccatccatgtagcctgtagtaagccagatgcgagttcctctttgacgccttggagacgtgcaaatagaggaattcgggttagactcttaaggagcggctagactaagatctgtacggtgttgatatagacatatgctctttaagCAAGAGAAATCCacgtagcatgtgtttcatactatatgtgcttatacgaccatatgagtaagtgagtaaaatgtttccctctttctcactgtgtgagtcccatttcttaaaaaatgtcatttacttttgactatgtcacgagatggaggttgtgatgtttgctactttggcatgctgtctatggccatgattgatacggtctaaagaggcattgttgggaaagcagttcccaaaattgagtgatatgagtgtagagggaagactattcgatatcgtatcttcgatagtgtttgctgacgtcatacaaatgacgctacatcttggtagcggctaaaggttgtgaacacattgaaatatttgGCGGTAGTCgagcattgttctgagttttttttaaactcaagagggttcaaaaatgcttgatcttgatgcgatcgaataagtctaggacatgaccagacactttaggaatgttactatgctggtcttctcttggagagatttggtgtatgtactccctcctttctacagatgtgcttggtggtcgcacggcctatttatttgtatgaacaagattgagaacattagagagatgctgacctggggtcatgcccactgtgtgcgagtgggagatgTTAGATGGaagggcgcccacgtggggctgacccctcctgTAGTTGCTTGTAACgcatgtaacgcatggcttaaagccatgcgttactgccgTTTCACAAttcaattgaaggctggcctttaaggccagccgtgcataggaggactatatatagtcctcctcaattgtgttttttggTACCATctgaaaagtagaaaaagactctctctgtttttgttctctcttgataaaatacttaggctgtggatttgttaagtgttactctagttccatactacgtagtacactttcgccactaagaggaaaagcttggagtttatcaatctggaaaaacttgtggaacaattctttaagctgagcttgaggtacttttccgctgtgcattctaacagaGTAAGAATTTCTCATTTACAAGCAATATGAGATCCTATACACCACccacccttatccatatcatatagggtatcgCAATCTACCCACCTTAAATTCTCGACGTCCTCGTCGAGcttgtccattgtaggtggtatggctcaagtcccacatttctggttggaacctgactctgataccatttgtaacgcctcaatggaagtcccaaaccacatgacctattctccaaaaggactagtcaatgatacaattggagccccattgaaaccttataaagagtaagaacttctcattccaaaataatatgagatctcatacaccacccaccattatccatatcatatggggtatcgcAATCCATGTGcatgtactttttttaattttcagttttttctgTTCAAGGATGAGTTCCTCAATTATTGATTGGTGACTTAttcagttttcttttatataaacattaataCCTATTCAAAGTTAAGAGACTAGTTTGAATAATTTCACAAGTTTTGTATCTTACTACCAGAATTGcatatttacaaatcatcagatatatatatatatatttttttttgaaacaaaagaacttcatatatttcatttctcaTTAGTAAAACTAGTACAATTTGAATCCTTTGAAACTTGTAAGAGAATATAATCTGGACATTCATCTATCCATATTTGTTCTTGTTCTAAAACTAAAGCATTTTTGGCTAACAAATGGGCTACCccatttccttctcttcttatAAACTGCACCTCCAAGCACTTCTTCCTTTCACAACTGTTTTGATATCCTCAATGATGTGGCCTCCAGCAGACAAGTCCTATTCCTCACTGTTAATAGCTTCCACTACAACTTGAGCATTCCCTTAAAAAATGATTCTATTGAAACCCAAATCATTGCATAAATCTATAGCATACCACAAGGCTACAGTTTCTACCATAACAGAATCAAGAACTCGAAGTTTTATGTAGCAAGCACAGGCCAGCACTTCTCCATTTTCACTTCTTAAAACAACTCCCAGCCCCATGGTTTGTTTATTGAGAGAAGCATCCCAATTTGCCTTAATCCATCCTTGTAAAGGCTTAATCCACATTTGACTACCACTACTACTCGAACTGCCTTCACTTTGTAACTTAGCATTATCTTTTAGTTAAGCCTCTTGAAAATCTCCAATCACTATTCCTGCTGCTCTGATCAAAGAGTCAGGTCCTTTGAATTTGCCTTCAAATATAAAGTAATTCCTTCTAAGCCATAGTGACTTCATTAGAACAGCCACTAGTTCTAGCTCCTCTATTTTCAATCTATCCATCAGCCTCTCCCAGAAAACCAAAAAGATGTCTTCATTAAAGGACCATTTTTGAATAGCTCAAACAGAACCTGCCTAAACATACCTAGCAGTAGGGCAATTCCACATAACATGCATTGCAGTTTCCTCTTCACAACCACATATTGGACAGAATGCATTTTTCACCACTTTCCTTCTCCCTAGATTCTTCTTAGTAGCTAAAACATCATTTCCCAGCTTCCATAGAAAAGACTTGACCACTCCTGGTACCTTTAGGCCCCAAATGTTCTTACATAGCAAATCTTTCTCTTGCTCCCTTAAAGTTTACCCCTTCTGAACTCTTTTCCCTCTCTTGATCCACATAATAGGCACTTCTTACAGTGAATTGACCCCTATTAGAAGGCCCCCATATCAATTTATCCTTTGAACCCAGTGTACTCAGAGGAATGCTGTAACTTTGTTCAGCCTCTTCCTTCACAACGATCTCACTCACCAACTCCTCATTCCATCCTTTTCCAACTTGATCCAGCAGAGCACATACCCTTGAATTTTTGTCGAAAATTCTGACGGGAGATTGGACTTTAAATGATGAGGGGGTATTAAGCCACTTGTGACCCCAAACATCAACACGTTTACCATTCCCTATTCTCCATCTTAGCCCTTCCTTTAATAACTTCAAAGATCCCCATATACTCCTCTAGATTAAAGAAGGGTTGGAGCCCAAGTTTGCATCTAAACAAATGCTTGGACTTAAAATActtctctttaaaaattattgtagcTAGAGAGTTTGGTTTCTGTAGAAACCTCCAAACTTGTTTGGCTAGTAAGGTTGAATTAAAACTATCGAGATCTCTACAACCCATCTCTCTTTTAAGCTTCTAAGTCCCCAATCTTTCCCGGCTTTACCACTGAATTTGCTTCTCCCCCATTGCACTACCCCACCAAAACCTCGAAAACATGCTATTAATATCACAACATAGATTCTTTGGAAGCTTAAACACACTCATTGTGTATGTGGGTACTGCTTGTAGGACAACTTTTATCATTATTTCTTTTCCTACCAAAGATAAAACTTATTTTCCCAATAGCTTATGTTTTGCCAAATTCTATCTTTGATGCACGTGAAGGTATTGTATCTTGATCTCCCCACAACTGATGGAAGacctaaatatttttcataacaacCGCATGCCACAGATCCTCCGTCCCTCAAAATAAGCACCCCGTCCTCTACTTTAGTATTTGAGctaaagaaaattgaagttttttatttattcaaaaactgACCTGAGGCTCTTTCATAGACCTTTAACAAGTCCATAAGCTTCTTCCATTCCTCACATTTGGCACTACCAAACAAGACCAATTATTTGCGAAAAGTAAATGATTTATCCTGGTACCCCTTCTAGCCACAGTTACCCCTTTTGTTAAACCCCTTGCATTAGAAAAATTGAGAAGAGCACTTAAGCCTTATGCACAAATGATAAAAAGGTAAGGGGAAATAAGGTACCCTTGCCTTAGACCCATTGTTGGCTTGCGTTTTCTACCAGGTCTCCCATTTATAAGAACTGAATAATAAGTCACTGTAGAAACACAACTCATGATCAACCTTATCCATTTTTCACAAAAACTCAACTGCTTCATCATAGCCTCCAAGAAACACCATTCAATTCTATCATAGGCTTTAGACATGTCCAATTTGATGGCCATAGATCCAGTCTTACCCTTCTACCTAGTCTTCATAGCATGTAGAGCCTCATATGCAACCATGATGTTATCAGAAATCATCCTTCCTGGAATGAATCGACTCTGAGTAGGGGAAATGACCACTGCCAGAACCTTCTTAAATATGTTAACAATGACTTTAGAGGCAATCTTATAAACCATGTTATACAGGCTGATAGGTCTATACTCACTCACCACATTAGGATTTTTGACTTTAAGAATAAGTGCTATGTGTGTATAGTTCATTAGTTCGTTTAAATTACCACCATTCTAAGAAGATAGGACAACTTCACATACATTTTCCCCCACCACCTACCAATGATCTTGATAAAAACAAGCTCCTAGCCCATCGGGTCCAGGAGATTTCATGGGGGCCATTTGTTTTATAGCTCTTTCAACTTCTACACTTGTAAAGACTTTGGAAAGGTGCTCATTCATCTCCTCATTCACTCTAGgctccaaaaattttaaacaatcatTCAGGTCATCCTGAGTTGGGCAGGTCGAAAAGAACAGCTTCTTAAAACACTCATTGAAAGCCTCCTCTATGTCATCTTTGTTAGTCAACAAATATCCTTTTAAGAACTCGAGTGATCAaattcttcctcttcctcttacTAGCACAAGTATGGAAATATTTCGTATTCCTATCTCCATGTTTGTACCGGTTTCTTTTGgctctttgtttccactttAAGTCCTCTTGGTCAAGTAGACATTCCAGCTCCTTTTGGACCTCTCTAATCTCCCTTATATTGTggcttctttcttcttgttgCAATCTCTTTAAAAGCTCAGTTTTTGCAGTGATTTCATGAGTTTTATTTCTTCTTAGAGCTTTACTCGACCTCTTCGAACCATCAGTATAGCTTCTAATTGACCCTTTAAGCTTCTCAAAAGGTCCCATTTATGTTGTTGGTTCTGCCACCCTTCTCTAACCACCCTCTCACATTTTGTTTCAGAGGCCCACCAAGcctcatatttaaaatttctacAGCCCTTGAAACAAGATTTATCTGTTTGAGAAAAACTCAGTAAAACAGGCATGTGATCAAAACTTCTAGCCACTAGAACCTCCACACTAACTTCCCTTTGTGCTTCAATCCAAGCCTTATTTGCAACCACCCTATCCAGCCACCCCTTAGTGAAAATATCATCCTCATGTCTATTGCTCCAAGCAAACTTGTCCCTTTTCCAACCTAGATCAGATTAACCTCCTCTTTCCAAAGCATTTATGAAATTATTCATTAGATTTTCCCCCCTAAGCCTGCCACCTTCCTTTTCATCATTTGTAAGTATCTCAATGAAATCCCCAATAATACACCAACCTTTATTATCCTCAAGTTTTATGGAAGATAACAAATGCCACGTCTCTTGTCTTTTGCTTGTCTCAGGGTGTCCATAGAAACCTGTCAAAAGCCATTGTTGTCTCCCTTTGTTATCACAAATCCATGCACTAATGTGCCTCTGAGTAAAATTCAGAATATCAACCAAAACTTCCTTTTTCTAAAATAGTACTAAGCCACCCCCTCTTCTATTTAATTCCACCCTAAAACATCCTTCCATTCTCAGCCTTCTTCTAATACCTTCCAACCTTCAAAACTGCAGCTTAGTCTCCATCACAAAAATCACATCTGGCATCTTATCCTCTACTAAGCAGCAGAGATCTTGACTCCCATTCTTTCAAACTCATCCCCAGGCTGAACAAATTCCTTCACTCCTCCTGGCTCTCCTCCTATCTCCACATGCTCCTCCACCATTTTATTATCTTGGCTTACTACTTGGGTTGTTAATTCCATTTCTGTCGTGACCTCCTAACCACCCACATGGCTACACACTATCTCTTCCTCCACCTCGGTTCTCCATGTCCCCTCACTTCTGTTTTCCCATTAAACCCTGAACcacccttcttcttctccactaAACTCACATTTAACAGGCCCCAAATTGCTCATCTCTCTCACTACTcccttctctcaactctcttcCCTGGACAACCATTAGACCCATTAATGATGCTACCACAGGAAAAGCATAGAAAATGTAATTTCTCATACCTGAATGGATCCCATATGCTCTTGCCTTGAGCTAAAACTTTTCTACCTCTTGCCAAAGGCCTTGttaaatccatatcaatttaaaCCCTTACATAACTTCCCCATCCACTTCCATCTCCCTATAAATCAACATCCTCCACCTTCCCCACTGTGTTCCCCACCTACTCACCTTTCTCTTTTGTCATCATGGCTAACGGCAGATTATGCATGTGCACTCAAAACTTCTCATGATCAAAGCACATCATTGATGGAGGAGTAAAACCATTGAAAATACTTCTTTCTCCTTtgttatttatttccttttcttccgGAACATCATCATCTAAATCAACATATAGCTTCTCTTCCTCTGTTAATCGAAGCTTTCCCCAGTGAGCCTCCAAATTTTCCATTGCCAACCACGTTCCTCTCAATTCAGCTACCACCAGAAACCTCGACGTAATGTAAAATTCCACCCTGAGCCACCAAGCACCTCCTCAGTATGCCAGGCTCTGACAGAAATTAGGTGCGCCCACTCACAACTGAATTACGTCCCTTCTCTTCCACCAGAATTTTGTTGGAATCTTCCTTGGGTACTGTACAACCCACTCCTCCTCTCTTTCCACTaacagaaaagagagaaaattgcTTCTACACCTCCTTGGTTAAGTCATCAGATATTAAAAGGTGTTCTACTACATGATTTATTAGATGCTCTCGAAGCACTAACTCATGGTACTCTTATCCTATCTAAGGATGTTATTTCGATcaaaaataatgtttaaatgttaattaGATGATATATAAGTAGTCATTGAATAAGAATACTAGGTGAAATTTTTTTCAGAATCACAAATTAGTGAGTCCAGCTAGCTAGGCGCGCATGACGCTCTTGAAAATAAAGATATGCCTGCAAATGAGGAGCACGGGAATAACTTTCAATATGATGATGAAATTAATATGTGATCATAAGATCGTAGATAGAtgtagtactagtagtactacAGTACTAAagtactaatactaatatatttacaaaGTTACCACATATTATACGTACGGTGTTCTACTATATATACGACTATCTACAGTGGGCCCAGGCCAAAGTTACTGTGTGAGGAATTCATTCAAAATTCAGTTCTGAACTCTTTGgggaaaaatctaaaaaaatttctgTACCAAATGATGCGGTGGCTTTATCATCAAAACACTTACGCCATGCAATAACGGGCGTGAGAAAGTTTCCCTCAATTCAGCATTCTATATTTGTAAGTTCTATATTTCCCCAATCTATCTGGATTTGTACGTACATGTTCATATACAGATAGatcaaattgaaattgattatgtCATATGAGAACCTGCAGAATCAcatattgatttgaaaattcaaTCTTCTCAGCCAAATCGAATGAATTATCATATGGAAGACATCGTATCTCTTGGGAGGATCGTTTACCACAAAATGTTGTTGGACCTGCTTCACTCTCTTCTgcatacgtacgtacatatcTTCAGGAATCTCCAGTAAGATTTTCTTGAGGTTTGGTATTTCATCCACTGACACCCGAACGGTGAATGATTCCCAGTTAAGAACATCACTAAATGGGAGGACATAATGTTGTGATATTAACACTGGAACACATTCTGCGTAAATTGCTTCAGCAATTCTTGGGCTGGCAACTTCATGCCCACTGGGACAAATGCAGTACTTGCTTTTCTTCATCATCTCATGGTATGAGAGTCCTTCGGGAAGTTTTTCATATACTTGTACGTCTTTGTCTTTGTCCTTCCAGTGATGGAAAAGTGCTGGTCTTATTCTTCCATGCATTGCACCTGCAAAGAAGGCTAGAATTATGCGATTAGACGGGGGCGATCCACCAGCAGCTGTGAGATTCGCAATCTCCCCCGTTACCAGGTTGATTTCAGGTAATGATGCATCTTTCTTTGGATTAAAGTGCTCGGAGGTGTTCGCATTGCATAGTACCCGAATGGAAGTGAAATATAGCTGTGGAACATACCATGTTGCCCGTGGCCCCTATAGATATATTTACGTACACAACAATTATTATTCTTTGGCGTACAAGATGCTGGTGTTTCGCTAGCTATCGCAAAAAATAGTTAGCTGCCCATACGTAGAAAGATCAATTAAACTGAACATATTCAGGCTTTAATCTATCAATGGATTAAGAATAATGTACGTCCTAATATGCATGTCAGATG harbors:
- the LOC121249548 gene encoding probable glycosyltransferase At3g07620 encodes the protein GPRFYNAKLHLSYLLMERLFKIFIYKEGESPIFHNGPCKSIYSMEGVFLSVMETDTKFQTWDPREAHVFFLPFSVVMIIELLFDPIIRDKAVLERIIVDYVHLISHKYPYWNRSLGADHFMLSCHDWGPRATWYVPQLYFTSIRVLCNANTSEHFNPKKDASLPEINLVTGEIANLTAAGGSPPSNRIILAFFAGAMHGRIRPALFHHWKDKDKDVQVYEKLPEGLSYHEMMKKSKYCICPSGHEVASPRIAEAIYAECVPVLISQHYVLPFSDVLNWESFTVRVSVDEIPNLKKILLEIPEDMYVRMQKRVKQVQQHFVVNDPPKRYDVFHMIIHSIWLRRLNFQINM